A single window of Acanthopagrus latus isolate v.2019 chromosome 1, fAcaLat1.1, whole genome shotgun sequence DNA harbors:
- the LOC119022757 gene encoding claudin-9-like, whose translation MASTGLQLLGLVLAVLGWVFGALVCAAPLWRVSAFVGGELVIAQVLWEGLWMNCLSQSTGQIQCKTYDSTLALPTSAQAARGLTVLSLLLCLLALILGVAGAKCTHCMGDANQASKARLARIAGVLYLVAGLAYLIPICWTAYAIIRDFYDPNIAAPLKRELGPALYLGWGACVLLLVGGALLHVGSSPPGGRTLPVFGGAAKDNPHTVAAGEGKQQEKSFV comes from the coding sequence ATGGCATCAACAGGTCTTCAGCTGCTGGGCTTGGTGTTGGCCGTGCTGGGTTGGGTGTTTGGGGCGTTGGTGTGTGCCGCTCCCCTGTGGCGCGTGTCTGCCTTTGTGGGTGGAGAGCTGGTGATCGCCCAGGTGTTGTGGGAGGGACTGTGGATGAACTGCCTGTCTCAGTCCACAGGCCAGATCCAGTGCAAGACCTATGACTCCACCCTGGCCCTGCCCACGTCTGCCCAAGCTGCCCGGGGCCTCACCGTgctctccctgctcctctgcctTCTGGCCCTCATTCTCGGGGTGGCAGGGGCCAAGTGCACTCACTGTATGGGTGACGCTAACCAGGCCTCCAAGGCTCGGCTGGCCAGGATAGCAGGGGTGCTCTACCTCGTGGCTGGCCTCGCCTACTTGATACCCATCTGCTGGACTGCCTACGCCATCATCCGGGATTTCTATGATCCAAACATTGCAGCGCCTTTGAAGAGAGAGCTGGGCCCGGCTCTGTACCTGGGCTGGGGGGCCTGTGTGCTGCTTCTGGTGGGGGGCGCTCTTCTGCATGTTGGCTCCTCTCCGCCAGGAGGAAGAACTCTGCCTGTTTTTGGAGGAGCAGCCAAAGACAACCCACATACAGTGGCAGCAGGAGAGGGGAAGCAACAGGAAAAATCTTTTGTATGA
- the LOC119026029 gene encoding GTPase IMAP family member 7-like, with product MPLSSTKDSSSSVIGDLRIVLLGKTGSGKSTTGNTILGQGAFGTDVSPSSVTKNSEKATSQLDERTVSVVDTPGIFDTSITDIELKSEIEQCIMMSVPGPHVFLLVVRLNARFTEEEKNAIKWITDNFGEEASKYTLVLFTRGDELQGKSIEAYLNQSPALKEFIRRSTAGYFVFDNTCRGNRTQVADLFENIDKIVQLNGNHYTSSIYEEAQRKMKSDERWRKFGNVMNTVGNHLIVAAAAMAAPAVGPAVIAEEVAAMSIGPASAVAGAGGISKAIGTWMTPKTTDSGQDKL from the exons ATGCCTTTAAGCTCAACCAAAG ACTCCAGCTCTTCAGTAATCGGCGACCTGAGGATTGTCCTGCTGGGGAAGACTGGGTCAGGAAAGAGTACAACAGGGAACACCATCCTGGGACAAGGCGCTTTTGGCACAGacgtctctccctcctctgtgacaaAAAATTCTGAAAAAGCAACCTCTCAACTTGATGAAAGAACTGTGAGTGTCGTCGACACTCCTGGCATCTTCGACACGTCCATTACAGACATTGAGCTGAAAAGTGAAATAGAGCAATGTATCATGATGTCTGTGCCAGGACCACATGTTTTCCTGCTGGTGGTCAGACTGAATGCTCGattcacagaggaggagaaaaatgcCATCAAGTGGATCACTGACAACTTTGGTGAGGAAGCCTCGAAGTACACGCTGGTGCTTTTCACTCGGGGAGATGAGCTCCAGGGAAAGTCTATTGAGGCGTATTTAAACCAAAGTCCTGCGCTCAAAGAGTTCATCAGGAGGTCTACAGCTGGGTACTTTGTGTTTGACAACACATGCAGGGGAAATCGCACTCAGGTGGCTGATCTGTTTGAAAACATAGACAAGATAGTGCAGTTAAATGGTAACCATTATACCAGCAGCATTTATGAAGAGGcccagagaaaaatgaaatcagatgAACGGTGGAGAAAGTTTGGAAACGTAATGAACACTGTAGGTAATCATTTGattgtggcagcagcagccatggcTGCCCCTGCAGTTGGCCCTGCTGTGATAGCAGAGGAGGTAGCAGCTATGTCCATTGGGCCCGCCAGCGCAGTAGCTGGAGCTGGAGGCATTTCGAAAGCAATCGGGACGTGGATGACACCTAAAACAACAGACAGCGGACAAGACAAGTTGTGA
- the LOC119026040 gene encoding GTPase IMAP family member 7-like, whose protein sequence is MGLSLTEDSSSPVISDLRIVLLGKTGSGKSTTGNTILGRDAFGTDVSPSSVTRNSKKATSQLDERTVSVVDTPGIFDTSITDIELKSEIEQCIMMSVPGPHVFLLVVRLNARFTEEEKNTVKWITDNFGEKASKYTLVLFTRGDELQQKSIEDYLNESPALKEFIRRSTAGYFVFDNTCRGNRTQVADLFEKIDKIVQLNGNHYTSSIYEEAQRKMKSDERWTEWGNNMNSAADQMFQAGVVTAAVGIRSPGAAMGSVLMFAGAGISKAIGWWMRPKTKNS, encoded by the exons ATGGGTTTGAGCTTAACTGAAG ACTCCAGCTCTCCAGTAATCAGCGACCTGAGGATTGTCCTGCTGGGGAAGACTGGGTCAGGAAAGAGTACAACAGGGAACACCATCCTGGGACGAGACGCTTTTGGCACAGacgtctctccctcctctgtgacaaGAAATTCTAAAAAAGCAACCTCTCAACTTGATGAAAGAACTGTGAGTGTCGTCGACACTCCTGGCATCTTCGACACGTCCATTACAGACATTGAGCTGAAAAGTGAAATAGAGCAATGTATCATGATGTCTGTGCCAGGACCGCATGTTTTCCTGCTGGTGGTCAGACTGAATGCTCGattcacagaggaggagaaaaatactGTCAAGTGGATCACAGACAACTTTGGTGAGAAAGCCTCGAAGTACACGCTGGTGCTTTTCACTCGGGGAGATGAGCTCCAGCAAAAGTCCATTGAGGATTATTTAAACGAAAGTCCTGCGCTCAAAGAGTTCATCAGGAGGTCTACAGCTGGGTACTTTGTGTTTGACAACACATGCAGGGGAAATCGCACTCAGGTGGCTGATCTGTTTGAAAAGATAGACAAGATAGTGCAGTTAAATGGTAACCATTATACCAGCAGCATTTATGAAGAGGcccagagaaaaatgaaatcagatgAACGGTGGACAGAGTGGGGAAACAATATGAACTCGGCAGCTGATCAGATGTTCCAGGCAGGAGTAGTCACAGCTGCAGTTGGCATCCGTTCGCCTGGTGCTGCCATGGGGTCAGTTTTAATGTTCGCAGGCGCAGGGATCTCTAAAGCCATCGGGTGGTGGATGAgacctaaaacaaaaaacagctaa
- the LOC119026010 gene encoding GTPase IMAP family member 4-like isoform X1 has translation MAEEIPLREKKQRTLPRTDGCGLNNFDALDLSGGLRIVLVGKTGSGKSASGNTILGRAAFKEDPSPVSVTKHCETQSGEVDGTLVQVIDTPGLFDTGITEEELKTRIEECVKMSVPGPHAFLLVIRLGVRFTEEERNAVKWIQDNFGDDASMYTIMLFTCKDQAKADSALKECKELRRLSITFGRRYHAFNNNDADDRVQVTELITMIKEMIQDNGGKHYTNEMYEKAQRKLREEEEQKRQQEEEKKEEERKMWDAEREKEVKEREKKKRVKRKNIRVASAAAVLLVAAGVVIAVGADMTVALALGAPVLIMGVLCGILSICIWKGKDIRCRAKASDPV, from the exons ATGGCTGAAG AAATACCACTGcgagagaagaagcagagaacTCTACCTCGGACTGATGGGTGTGGTCTGAACAACTTTGACG CTCTGGATCTGTCAGGAGGGTTGAGGATTGTCCTGGTGGGCAAGACAGGATCAGGGAAGAGTGCATCAGGAAACACTATCCTTGGGAGGGCCGCCTTCAAAGAGGACCCGAGCCCTGTGTCTGTGACCAAGCACTGTGAGACCCAGAGCGGGGAAGTGGACGGGACTCTAGTCCAGGTCATTGACACTCCAGGTCTGTTTGATACAGGCATCACAGAGGAAGAATTAAAAACCAGAATAGAGGAGTGCGTCAAGATGTCGGTGCCCGGCCCTCACGCCTTCCTGCTGGTGATCCGGCTCGGAGTAAGGTTcaccgaggaggagaggaacgcCGTGAAGTGGATCCAGGATAACTTTGGGGACGACGCCTCCATGTACACTATCATGCTGTTTACGTGTAAAGACCAGGCCAAAGCTGACAGTGCTCTGAAGGAGTGCAAGGAGCTGCGGAGACTCTCGATTACGTTCGGACGCAGATACCACGCCTTCAACAACAACGACGCGGACGACCGGGTGCAGGTCACGGAGCTGATCACCATGATCAAGGAGATGATACAGGACAACGGCGGGAAGCACTACACGAATGAGATGTACGAGAAAGcccagaggaagctgagggaggaggaggagcaaaagaggcagcaggaggaggagaagaaggaggaggagaggaaaatgtgggacgcagagagggagaaggaagtgaaagagagagaaaagaagaaaagggttAAGAGAAAGAATATACGCGTGGCGTCGGCTGCCGCTGTCTTGCTGGTAGCAGCTGGGGTGGTTATAGCGGTGGGGGCCGACATGACGGTGGCTTTGGCTCTTGGGGCCCCGGTGCTCATCATGGGAGTGCTGTGTGGCATTCTTTCCATTTGCATATGGAAGGGGAAGGACATAAGATGCAGAGCCAAAGCAAGTGATCCAGTATAA
- the LOC119026010 gene encoding GTPase IMAP family member 4-like isoform X2 produces MFTTQAWNDAFGHLGAGKGQSAVMAEEIPLREKKQRTLPRTDGCGLNNFDALDLSGGLRIVLVGKTGSGKSASGNTILGRAAFKEDPSPVSVTKHCETQSGEVDGTLVQVIDTPGLFDTGITEEELKTRIEECVKMSVPGPHAFLLVIRLGVRFTEEERNAVKWIQDNFGDDASMYTIMLFTCKDQAKADSALKECKELRRLSITFGRRYHAFNNNDADDRVQVTELITMIKEMIQDNGGKHYTNEMYEKAQRKLREEEEQKRQQEEEKKEEERKMWDAEREKEVKEREKKKRVKRKNIRVASAAAVLLVAAGVVIAVGADMTVALALGAPVLIMGVLCGILSICIWKGKDIRCRAKASDPV; encoded by the exons ATGTTCACTACTCAGGCCTGGAACGACGCATTTGGCCACCTGGGAGCTGGAAAAGGTCAATCCGCAGTAATGGCTGAAG AAATACCACTGcgagagaagaagcagagaacTCTACCTCGGACTGATGGGTGTGGTCTGAACAACTTTGACG CTCTGGATCTGTCAGGAGGGTTGAGGATTGTCCTGGTGGGCAAGACAGGATCAGGGAAGAGTGCATCAGGAAACACTATCCTTGGGAGGGCCGCCTTCAAAGAGGACCCGAGCCCTGTGTCTGTGACCAAGCACTGTGAGACCCAGAGCGGGGAAGTGGACGGGACTCTAGTCCAGGTCATTGACACTCCAGGTCTGTTTGATACAGGCATCACAGAGGAAGAATTAAAAACCAGAATAGAGGAGTGCGTCAAGATGTCGGTGCCCGGCCCTCACGCCTTCCTGCTGGTGATCCGGCTCGGAGTAAGGTTcaccgaggaggagaggaacgcCGTGAAGTGGATCCAGGATAACTTTGGGGACGACGCCTCCATGTACACTATCATGCTGTTTACGTGTAAAGACCAGGCCAAAGCTGACAGTGCTCTGAAGGAGTGCAAGGAGCTGCGGAGACTCTCGATTACGTTCGGACGCAGATACCACGCCTTCAACAACAACGACGCGGACGACCGGGTGCAGGTCACGGAGCTGATCACCATGATCAAGGAGATGATACAGGACAACGGCGGGAAGCACTACACGAATGAGATGTACGAGAAAGcccagaggaagctgagggaggaggaggagcaaaagaggcagcaggaggaggagaagaaggaggaggagaggaaaatgtgggacgcagagagggagaaggaagtgaaagagagagaaaagaagaaaagggttAAGAGAAAGAATATACGCGTGGCGTCGGCTGCCGCTGTCTTGCTGGTAGCAGCTGGGGTGGTTATAGCGGTGGGGGCCGACATGACGGTGGCTTTGGCTCTTGGGGCCCCGGTGCTCATCATGGGAGTGCTGTGTGGCATTCTTTCCATTTGCATATGGAAGGGGAAGGACATAAGATGCAGAGCCAAAGCAAGTGATCCAGTATAA
- the si:dkey-27j5.5 gene encoding dexamethasone-induced Ras-related protein 1, with translation MEVGSISTGAQITSSPAPHRLSCPSIDGPQFHGNVDGQCAGSSKVLMAYKNASQHLSSSGLKAGLGLLKVATSQWKQEKKTRAEAAVRQLSTVNSSHPCKRSPLDQLAALVLHGQTRQRHIGQEHRQDPVHSTKPQNCKRIVVLGAPRVGKTSILRRYLRDGFVEEYSPTSEDFLRKLFRIRGETYQIDILDASRERDFPAKRRLSILTGDIFLLVFSLDDRSSFEEVCALRAEILAAKSKLTKSSVPEQCARPPVPLVVCANKVDLLESERGISKAEVLRVLGDDCAYFETSAKDSTNLEKVFETLAKRGGLPAETGPSQHRKVSLRSYQELRTGRVPGRGSQAPGRDDPCGALHPLARRPSFRTDLRQVIGPHTARKPGRALEKCQIQ, from the exons ATGGAAGTGGGCAGCATCTCCACCGGCGCACAGATCACCTCCAGCCCTGCTCCGCACCGGCTCAGCTGCCCCTCCATAGACGGTCCACAGTTTCACGGTAACGTGGACGGGCAGTGCGCAGGCTCCTCCAAAGTCTTAATGGCCTACAAAAACGCGTCGCAGCACCTGAGTTCTTCGGGACTCAAAGCGGGCTTGGGGTTACTGAAAGTGGCCACGTCTCAGtggaaacaggagaagaagacgCGCGCAGAGGCAGCCGTGAGGCAGCTGTCCACTGTCAACAGCAGTCACCCCTGCAAAAGATCTCCACTGGATCAGCTGGCAGCTCTGGTTCTCCACGGTCAAACCCGGCAGCGCCACATCGGCCAAGAGCACCGGCAGGACCCCGTCCACTCCACCAAGCCGCAGAACTGTAAGCGCATCGTGGTTCTTGGTGCGCCACGGGTCGGCAAGACCTCCATCCTGAGAAGATACCTCCGGGACGGATTTGTGGAGGAGTACAGTCCCACCTCAGAGGATTTCCTCAGGAAACTGTTTCGTATCCGCGGAGAGACGTACCAAATTGACATCCTGGACGCGTCCAGGGAAAGAGACTTCCCAGCCAAGCGGCGGCTGTCTATCCTCACCG GAGACATTTTTCTGCTGGTATTCAGTCTGGATGACCGGAGCTCTTTCGAAGAGGTGTGCGCCCTGCGAGCGGAGATCCTGGCTGCTAAATCCAAGCTCACCAAATCCTCTGTGCCAGAGCAGTGCGCACGGCCGCCGGTTCCCCTGGTGGTCTGCGCCAACAAAGTGGACCTCCTGGAGTCTGAGAGAGGAATATCAAAGGCGGAGGTGCTGCGAGTCCTCGGAGACGACTGTGCCTATTTTGAAACGTCTGCGAAGGACAGCACGAATCTCGAGAAAGTCTTCGAGACTTTGGCAAAGCGAGGCGGGCTGCCGGCCGAAACCGGCCCGTCTCAGCACCGCAAAGTCTCTCTCCGCTCGTACCAGGAGCTGCGCACGGGCCGTGTGCCGGGCAGGGGGAGCCAGGCCCCGGGGCGCGATGATCCCTGCGGCGCCCTGCACCCGCTGGCTCGCCGGCCCAGTTTTCGCACGGATCTCCGACAAGTCATTGGGCCACATACGGCAAGAAAACCCGGCAGAGCGCTGGAGAAATGTCAGATCCAGTGA